A stretch of the Pedobacter sp. MC2016-14 genome encodes the following:
- a CDS encoding hybrid sensor histidine kinase/response regulator transcription factor — translation MKLSALVKLVILVLLCSLRLQAQLKFKFDYYSTENGLSHDAVTSIMKDREGFLWIGTWNGINRFDGHTFKSYRSFPGDLSQLKNDRIDQITEDLSKNLWIKAYDNQIYRFDKRKEQFYPFLLKESKPGYKVLFNRTQVSRDGVVWLLTFKDGLVIIPDADHQERYTYIKSKAKTGLTLPSDTVKFVHEDRDGKIWVATTKGLTCLLKKPDGKYSALKLDPGIFKAENFNCRAEDKTHIYFGTDDGNLLVYEKLSRYAVRKKISNAALNMLLASKTQGLFYASSSAGELISIFNQAKQVSALTYHKNEKLLSIYEDRSGNLWIEPEKAGVIRYSVADRKFSGFSAKNDEGSSYVGNHYKVFEDKEGRVWVNMKSGGFSYYHAASARMEAFTDQRFSNIITSLLYDDAGVLWFCTIDKGINKVLFQENDFNQHLLAPLLHHTSDNEVRSIWTDGKQQLWLGVKSGNIYVFKNGNKVPVTFLNAPKSGFGGIYCILGDSRGNIWIGSKTTGLYRASPAPQGKNSYVLSHYGKAVEGSSGMNSNEVYALLEDQYGKIWVGTFDEGLNIASYENDAVKFANRENGGLAGYPKEGFRKIRNMALDQKGNVWIGTTNGLVVKQVGDGKQAGKSYAAYSKIPGSKHSLGDNDVQFVFRDRKNRMWLATSGGGLEWAIGNNPLKGLSFRSYTTLDGLPNDYVLSCAEDSHGYIWAATQNGLAKFNPQTAQFKNYDSYDGLPKATFSEASAQQLADGTLVFGTNRGYLSFHADSIKNYKTRANMVLTNLQINNHDQGLSRDGVLRADINYTEQLDLKYNQNIISIDYAILDPKSGPKQFYAYRLKGFESNWNNNREQRRATYTNLPPGKYTFEVKSLNDEMYVERPYKSLEINIMPPPWKTWWAYFIYLLLIAVLIAVARRVTLTMLRLRNKIAVEQKLAELKSGFFTNISHELRTPLTLILNPIEEIGRNEPLSPQGTAQVSIVKKNANRMIRFINQLLDLRKLESGKATLKVSRFDLIAFLHNIFEYFNELALKKNIILELVCDQDELLIWADAEKLDIVIYNLLANAFKFSPDNKTIKIILSVNSPQNELCLEVYDQGKGVVEEKLEEIFGLYYQANEQSDTEQKGTGIGLALSKELVALHSGRISAFVNADKGLSVQVCLPLGKDHFKAEDCGAMNFDDKRPSGILAVDAGLSVLAEEEQLVKNATVLLVEDNTDLRNFLSAQLGRIYQVETAVDGQEGWEKASALMPDLILSDIMMPRMSGIALLEKLKAEVSTSHIPVVLLSAKYAIEHQIEGLQYGADYYITKPFNNEFLFAAIAGLLKQRKLLFNAMVEKKAYVSLEPAAIVITDKDKMFLEKVIEIVEHNMENPDFNIDAVAETIGMGRSTFYRKFKSLTNLAPVEFVRDMRLQRGKQYLDAGETNISVIAYKVGFNNAKYFSTCFREKYNCSPSAYLQEIPK, via the coding sequence ATGAAGTTGAGTGCCTTAGTTAAGTTAGTTATCCTTGTTTTACTGTGCTCGTTGCGCCTTCAGGCGCAACTGAAGTTTAAATTTGACTATTACTCAACGGAAAATGGCCTATCTCACGATGCGGTAACCAGTATCATGAAAGACCGGGAGGGTTTTCTGTGGATTGGTACCTGGAATGGAATCAACAGGTTTGATGGGCACACTTTTAAATCATACCGGTCTTTTCCGGGAGATTTGTCTCAATTGAAGAACGACAGGATTGATCAGATTACGGAAGACCTTTCTAAAAACCTTTGGATTAAGGCATACGACAATCAGATTTACCGTTTTGACAAGCGAAAGGAGCAGTTTTATCCTTTTTTGCTTAAAGAAAGCAAGCCGGGCTATAAGGTGTTGTTTAACCGTACACAAGTTTCCAGGGATGGGGTAGTGTGGTTGCTTACCTTTAAGGATGGCTTGGTGATTATTCCTGATGCAGACCACCAGGAAAGGTACACTTATATAAAAAGCAAGGCGAAGACCGGCCTTACCTTACCCTCTGATACAGTTAAATTTGTACATGAAGACCGGGACGGAAAGATCTGGGTGGCTACTACAAAAGGATTAACATGCCTTTTGAAAAAACCTGATGGGAAGTATAGCGCTTTAAAACTGGATCCAGGTATTTTTAAGGCGGAGAATTTTAACTGCCGGGCGGAAGATAAAACCCATATTTACTTTGGTACAGACGATGGGAACCTGCTTGTTTATGAAAAACTTAGCAGGTATGCCGTCCGCAAAAAGATCTCAAATGCGGCGCTAAATATGTTGCTTGCTTCAAAAACGCAGGGGCTTTTTTATGCAAGTTCGTCTGCCGGGGAGCTGATTTCCATTTTTAATCAGGCCAAGCAGGTGTCAGCACTTACTTACCATAAAAACGAAAAACTGCTGTCTATCTATGAAGACAGGTCAGGAAATCTTTGGATCGAGCCTGAAAAAGCCGGAGTAATCAGGTATAGTGTTGCAGATAGAAAGTTTTCGGGCTTCTCTGCAAAGAACGATGAGGGCTCTTCTTATGTTGGTAACCACTATAAAGTTTTTGAAGATAAAGAGGGGCGGGTATGGGTAAATATGAAGAGTGGTGGTTTCTCTTATTATCATGCTGCGAGCGCAAGAATGGAAGCTTTTACCGACCAGCGCTTTTCTAATATTATTACCTCACTGTTATATGATGATGCTGGTGTACTTTGGTTTTGTACCATTGATAAGGGCATCAATAAGGTGCTTTTTCAGGAAAACGACTTCAACCAGCATTTGTTAGCCCCATTGCTTCATCATACCTCCGACAATGAGGTAAGGAGTATTTGGACGGATGGTAAACAGCAGTTGTGGTTGGGTGTGAAGAGTGGAAACATTTATGTTTTTAAAAATGGGAACAAGGTTCCTGTAACATTTCTTAACGCGCCGAAGTCTGGTTTTGGTGGCATCTATTGTATTCTTGGAGACAGCAGAGGGAATATATGGATAGGTAGTAAAACGACCGGACTTTACAGGGCTAGTCCCGCGCCGCAGGGTAAAAACAGCTATGTGCTTAGCCATTATGGTAAGGCTGTGGAAGGCAGTTCAGGTATGAATAGCAATGAGGTATATGCCTTGTTGGAAGATCAGTATGGAAAAATATGGGTTGGTACCTTTGATGAAGGATTAAACATTGCAAGTTATGAAAATGATGCTGTAAAGTTTGCCAACCGCGAGAATGGTGGTCTGGCGGGATATCCAAAAGAAGGCTTTAGGAAAATCAGGAACATGGCCCTGGACCAAAAGGGTAATGTATGGATAGGTACCACGAATGGTTTGGTAGTAAAGCAAGTAGGAGACGGCAAGCAGGCTGGAAAATCTTATGCCGCTTACAGTAAAATCCCCGGTTCTAAGCATAGTCTGGGAGACAACGATGTTCAGTTTGTTTTCCGTGATCGCAAAAATAGGATGTGGCTTGCCACCTCTGGAGGAGGTTTGGAGTGGGCAATTGGAAACAATCCTTTAAAAGGTTTGAGCTTCAGGAGTTATACTACATTAGATGGACTGCCGAACGACTACGTATTAAGTTGTGCTGAAGACAGCCATGGTTACATCTGGGCAGCAACTCAAAATGGTTTGGCGAAGTTTAATCCGCAAACAGCACAATTCAAAAACTACGACTCTTACGATGGCTTGCCTAAAGCCACCTTCTCAGAAGCATCTGCGCAGCAATTAGCAGATGGCACTTTGGTTTTTGGAACCAACCGCGGTTACCTTTCTTTCCATGCAGACAGCATTAAGAATTATAAGACCAGGGCCAATATGGTATTGACCAACCTGCAGATCAATAATCATGATCAGGGTTTGTCCAGAGATGGAGTTCTCCGGGCAGATATCAATTATACCGAACAACTTGATTTAAAATACAATCAAAACATCATCAGTATTGATTATGCAATTTTGGATCCTAAGTCCGGACCAAAACAGTTTTATGCCTATCGGTTAAAGGGCTTTGAAAGCAACTGGAACAACAACAGGGAACAGCGAAGGGCAACTTATACCAATTTGCCACCAGGTAAATATACATTTGAAGTGAAGAGCCTAAACGACGAAATGTATGTAGAAAGGCCATATAAAAGTTTAGAGATTAACATTATGCCACCGCCATGGAAAACCTGGTGGGCCTACTTCATTTACCTGTTGCTTATTGCCGTGCTGATTGCTGTTGCGAGAAGAGTAACACTTACCATGCTGCGGTTGAGGAACAAGATTGCAGTGGAGCAGAAACTGGCAGAGCTGAAGTCCGGTTTTTTTACCAATATTTCTCATGAACTGCGGACCCCGTTAACCTTAATATTAAACCCGATTGAGGAGATAGGAAGAAATGAACCTTTAAGCCCACAGGGTACGGCACAGGTTAGCATCGTTAAGAAAAATGCAAACCGCATGATCCGCTTCATTAACCAGTTGCTGGACTTAAGGAAACTGGAGAGTGGAAAGGCCACTTTGAAAGTCTCTCGTTTTGACCTGATCGCTTTTCTCCACAATATTTTTGAATATTTTAATGAACTGGCTTTAAAAAAGAACATTATTCTGGAACTGGTTTGTGATCAGGATGAACTTTTAATTTGGGCAGATGCCGAAAAGCTGGATATTGTAATTTACAACTTGTTGGCAAATGCCTTTAAATTTAGTCCTGACAACAAAACCATTAAAATAATCCTTAGCGTAAATTCCCCGCAAAATGAGCTCTGCCTGGAGGTATACGATCAGGGTAAGGGCGTAGTGGAAGAGAAGCTGGAGGAGATTTTTGGGCTATATTACCAGGCCAATGAGCAGAGTGATACGGAACAAAAGGGAACGGGGATTGGCCTTGCGCTCTCTAAAGAACTCGTTGCCTTGCATAGCGGAAGAATTTCGGCGTTTGTTAATGCCGATAAAGGCCTTAGTGTTCAGGTATGTCTGCCTCTTGGAAAAGATCATTTTAAAGCAGAAGACTGCGGGGCAATGAATTTTGATGATAAGCGGCCATCAGGTATTCTGGCTGTAGATGCCGGTCTTTCTGTGCTTGCTGAAGAAGAGCAATTGGTTAAAAATGCTACGGTTTTACTGGTGGAAGACAATACAGACCTTAGGAATTTTTTAAGTGCCCAGCTTGGCAGGATTTATCAGGTGGAAACAGCTGTTGATGGCCAGGAAGGTTGGGAGAAGGCCTCCGCGCTCATGCCGGATTTGATTTTGAGTGACATCATGATGCCTAGGATGAGTGGCATAGCCCTGCTTGAGAAATTGAAGGCCGAAGTAAGCACCAGCCATATCCCGGTGGTCTTACTCTCTGCTAAGTATGCCATTGAGCATCAAATTGAAGGGCTACAGTATGGTGCAGATTATTACATCACCAAGCCATTTAACAATGAGTTTCTTTTTGCCGCCATTGCGGGCCTCCTTAAGCAGCGTAAATTGCTCTTTAATGCCATGGTAGAAAAGAAAGCTTACGTTTCGCTGGAACCCGCCGCCATTGTGATCACCGATAAGGATAAGATGTTCCTTGAAAAGGTGATTGAAATTGTGGAGCACAATATGGAAAATCCTGATTTTAATATTGATGCTGTGGCAGAAACTATAGGCATGGGCAGGTCTACTTTTTACAGGAAATTTAAAAGCCTGACCAACCTGGCACCGGTAGAGTTTGTGCGGGACATGCGGCTTCAGCGTGGAAAGCAATACCTGGATGCTGGCGAGACTAATATTTCCGTGATCGCTTATAAAGTTGGCTTTAACAATGCCAAATATTTCAGCACTTGTTTCCGGGAAAAATACAACTGTTCGCCATCTGCTTACCTGCAGGAAATCCCTAAATAA
- a CDS encoding TonB-dependent receptor, with the protein MRKYYLIALLCAPFLSLYAQNQKQLLTGRVLDEESKQTMVGVSVTLKGTKTAGMTDENGNFKLSTPTGPQVLVFKYIGYETEELTVNSSKPISIQLKPSSNSLQEVEVNVGYGTVNRERLAGAVSSIKAKDIADFPVSTAAEALAGKLAGVSVVATEGAPGSEIKILVRGGTSITQDNSPLYIVDGIPLDNALSIISPSEIASIDVLKDLASTSIYGARGANGVVLITTKTGKAGRTIVSFDTYAGVRKITNYLDMMKPYDYLLMQYAGNRGHFSGSITTDSTVINGFYRRYGNIEDWDIYKSYPAVNWTERVFGRSAFSNTQVLTFSGGNKTSTYNFSVNRTDEDGIMLNSNLARTFATFRYDNDISKTFKVGVNVRYSNQLVTGNGTSIKGSNGGLQNSVRFQPYLGTINLQQVNEDDVSESRIDLSTPVDAATRDQRLNRNADLITSGYLNVKISPKLTFRSNIGYRVGENKNDSFRGVVRYEVSSFSNFGTYKDQPYVDLIKGRTVNITNTNTLSYGNTFKKNHKLDIVVGEETNTVTSDNYSQTVRYFPNDVTWQSAFANLQQANAPQGFVQPSPTSFIPPPEKLLSFFGRTQYSYKSRYNLNLALRTDGSSKFGPGNRWSSFPSAQFAWRMSEEQFFKSLKANWINGFKFRASYGTAGNNRISSDRLYTTVFGTAQNQGYAESDNSQTPGLYSLQLQNPGLKWETTVSQNLGLDLDLFDNRLTASVDVYSNKTSDLLLNANIPAQNGYASQTQNIGATRNKGLELQLSYVVVKSKNWTYNTAFNLSFNRNKIVELNGNTDPDYGYGVNSGWGIRSEEFDFLVQVGKPLGQFYGYVVDGWFTMEDFDRPFYESELAAGRRTFREKPGVPTGSLTAIGQNAAPGVLKVKDLNGDGVLTAEDKTVLGTYQPKFFGGFNNQVSYKGFDMSVFINFSYGGKTYNANKTVLGSRYQVNGNNFLQKFANSWKYFDDKGNILTNWDDIVTANANVTSYAPTYGQPVALSDAIEDASFLRITNITLGYTLPAKLLERVRAISRLRIYATVNNLHTFTKYTGFDPEASTRNSPLTPGVDYSAYPRNRYILAGLNVSF; encoded by the coding sequence ATGAGAAAATATTACCTAATTGCACTGCTTTGTGCTCCCTTTCTCTCACTTTATGCTCAAAACCAAAAGCAGCTCCTTACAGGAAGGGTGCTTGATGAAGAGAGCAAGCAAACCATGGTTGGCGTTAGCGTTACCCTAAAGGGAACCAAGACAGCCGGAATGACCGATGAGAATGGAAACTTTAAATTGAGCACCCCAACGGGTCCTCAGGTGCTTGTGTTTAAATACATAGGCTACGAAACGGAAGAACTGACCGTTAACAGTTCAAAGCCCATTTCAATACAGTTAAAACCATCCAGTAATTCATTACAGGAAGTTGAGGTAAATGTAGGTTACGGAACGGTGAACAGGGAGCGGCTGGCCGGTGCTGTTTCCAGTATAAAGGCAAAAGACATTGCAGATTTTCCGGTATCTACCGCCGCAGAAGCGCTGGCCGGGAAACTTGCCGGGGTATCGGTTGTTGCAACCGAAGGCGCCCCAGGCTCCGAAATAAAGATTTTAGTCCGTGGTGGTACTTCCATTACCCAGGACAATTCACCGCTATACATTGTAGACGGCATCCCGTTAGACAATGCACTCTCTATCATCTCCCCAAGTGAAATAGCATCCATAGATGTGTTGAAAGATTTGGCTTCAACCTCCATCTATGGAGCCCGGGGAGCTAACGGTGTGGTACTCATTACCACAAAAACCGGAAAGGCAGGAAGGACAATTGTATCCTTTGATACCTATGCCGGGGTAAGAAAGATCACCAATTACCTGGACATGATGAAACCCTATGATTACCTGCTGATGCAATATGCTGGAAACAGGGGGCATTTTAGCGGTAGCATTACCACAGACAGTACCGTTATAAATGGATTTTACAGGCGTTATGGTAATATAGAAGACTGGGACATTTACAAAAGTTACCCTGCGGTAAACTGGACCGAACGTGTATTTGGCCGCTCGGCCTTCTCCAACACACAGGTACTTACCTTTAGCGGCGGTAACAAAACCAGTACTTACAACTTTAGTGTGAACCGTACAGATGAAGATGGGATTATGCTCAACTCTAACCTGGCCCGTACGTTTGCAACTTTCAGGTATGATAACGACATTTCAAAAACATTTAAGGTTGGGGTCAATGTAAGGTACAGCAACCAGCTGGTTACGGGTAATGGTACTTCAATAAAAGGCTCTAACGGGGGCTTGCAAAACTCAGTGCGGTTTCAGCCCTATCTGGGTACCATAAACCTGCAACAGGTAAATGAAGATGACGTTTCTGAATCCAGGATAGATTTAAGTACACCGGTAGATGCGGCAACCAGAGACCAACGGTTGAACCGCAATGCCGATTTGATTACTTCCGGATATTTGAATGTAAAAATATCCCCAAAACTCACCTTTAGAAGTAACATAGGATACCGGGTGGGCGAAAACAAAAATGATTCCTTTAGGGGTGTAGTGCGGTATGAAGTTTCCAGTTTTTCAAATTTCGGAACATATAAAGATCAGCCTTATGTAGATTTAATTAAAGGCAGGACTGTAAACATCACCAATACCAATACTTTAAGCTATGGCAATACCTTTAAAAAGAACCACAAGCTGGACATTGTTGTTGGAGAGGAAACCAATACCGTAACTTCGGATAACTATTCACAGACAGTCAGGTATTTTCCAAATGATGTTACCTGGCAATCTGCCTTTGCCAACCTGCAGCAGGCAAACGCCCCTCAGGGATTTGTGCAGCCTTCACCCACTTCTTTTATCCCGCCTCCGGAAAAGCTTTTATCTTTTTTCGGCAGAACACAATATTCTTATAAATCCAGGTATAACCTGAACCTGGCTTTGAGAACAGATGGTTCCTCTAAATTTGGTCCGGGCAACAGGTGGTCATCTTTCCCCTCTGCCCAATTTGCCTGGAGGATGTCAGAAGAGCAATTCTTCAAAAGTTTAAAGGCAAACTGGATCAACGGGTTCAAGTTCAGGGCCAGTTATGGTACGGCCGGAAACAATAGAATCAGCTCTGACCGCTTATATACTACCGTTTTTGGAACTGCCCAGAATCAGGGTTATGCGGAGTCTGATAACTCGCAGACACCAGGCCTTTACAGCCTTCAGTTACAAAATCCGGGTTTGAAATGGGAAACCACCGTGTCTCAGAACCTGGGACTTGACCTGGACCTCTTTGATAACAGGTTAACGGCTTCTGTTGACGTATATTCCAATAAAACAAGTGACTTACTTTTAAATGCGAATATCCCTGCCCAAAATGGTTATGCTTCTCAAACTCAAAATATTGGTGCAACAAGAAATAAGGGGCTGGAACTTCAACTGTCCTATGTGGTGGTTAAATCAAAAAACTGGACCTACAATACCGCTTTCAATTTATCCTTTAACAGAAATAAAATTGTAGAACTTAACGGGAATACCGATCCTGATTATGGATATGGTGTAAACTCGGGATGGGGCATCAGAAGCGAGGAATTTGATTTTCTGGTACAGGTTGGAAAGCCATTAGGGCAATTTTATGGCTACGTGGTTGATGGCTGGTTTACCATGGAAGATTTTGACAGACCATTTTACGAAAGTGAACTTGCTGCCGGCCGGAGGACTTTTCGCGAAAAACCGGGCGTACCCACTGGCTCCTTAACAGCTATTGGACAGAATGCTGCACCGGGGGTACTAAAAGTTAAAGATTTGAACGGTGACGGGGTGCTTACGGCCGAGGATAAAACCGTGTTGGGAACCTATCAGCCTAAATTTTTTGGCGGGTTTAACAACCAGGTTTCTTACAAAGGGTTTGACATGAGCGTATTCATCAATTTCTCTTATGGAGGAAAGACCTATAATGCCAATAAAACTGTGCTGGGCTCTCGTTACCAGGTAAATGGAAATAACTTTCTGCAAAAGTTTGCAAACAGCTGGAAGTACTTTGATGATAAAGGCAACATCCTGACCAACTGGGACGATATTGTTACCGCCAATGCAAATGTGACCAGTTATGCACCTACCTATGGGCAGCCTGTGGCACTTTCGGATGCGATAGAAGACGCTTCCTTTTTACGGATTACCAACATTACACTGGGTTATACTTTGCCCGCTAAACTACTGGAAAGGGTAAGGGCCATCTCCAGGTTAAGGATTTATGCCACTGTAAACAACCTGCATACTTTTACAAAGTATACAGGATTTGATCCTGAAGCAAGTACCAGGAATAGTCCTCTTACGCCAGGGGTAGATTACAGCGCATACCCACGCAACCGGTATATACTTGCCGGTCTTAATGTTTCATTTTAA
- a CDS encoding RagB/SusD family nutrient uptake outer membrane protein, which yields MKTPIIKYLFLAFIAVTTTLYSCKKYLEVESPSRVDLDKLFESADYVNSNVLSIYSKAAGRNVYGGNLPTAFSTGGDDFWIRGSSSYNRNDVSAVSTYNPASGNSALLGTFSQLYEGIERANIVCKYLPVSGLYQSGSAEQKFRLRNYYGEALALRALFYFELIRHWGDVPASFVPAADRTDLFFGHADRDETYDHILADLKLASELVAWRSDLASYKTFRFTKGAVKALRARIALFRGGYSLRIKSQTMARTDDYQKYYQIAFEECNDVIKSNQHQLNPVFENIFKTLHSGTARFDEANEIMFEVAMWGTINDSDLARTYGLGFANTTWGNGGGGARAVPTYFYEFEKTDGRRDVTLPSFSVSTISNTKVQLRLNELMCGKFRKSWTQFDANSPSLQFGVNWPVIRYADVLLMYAEAANELGSTDGFITPLEALQRVQRRAYGVNPIPAIPANFFEAIVKERLLEFGGEGIRRYDLIRWNRLDQTIKEVDAKLKLLSWGAPVANNPYANYSEYIYNRPTVFLNKTYPEETASLQLYGGPIDVVLYSMNTVNPGGTFVRTGWRREVGIYTNGVLGSGLFTNTQQAWGTFFKANSRELLPYPGRVVLESRGSIVQNFGYQD from the coding sequence ATGAAAACCCCTATCATAAAATATTTGTTCCTTGCTTTTATAGCAGTAACTACAACTTTATATTCCTGTAAAAAATACCTGGAAGTAGAATCGCCCTCCCGTGTAGATTTGGATAAACTATTTGAAAGTGCTGATTATGTTAACTCTAATGTGCTCAGTATTTACAGCAAGGCTGCGGGGCGTAATGTGTATGGCGGTAATTTGCCTACAGCGTTTTCTACCGGAGGCGATGATTTCTGGATTCGCGGCAGTTCAAGTTACAACAGAAATGATGTGTCTGCGGTGTCTACCTACAACCCGGCTTCGGGCAATTCGGCCCTCCTCGGTACTTTTAGTCAGCTTTATGAAGGCATAGAAAGGGCCAACATTGTCTGTAAGTATCTTCCTGTTTCCGGCCTTTACCAATCCGGATCGGCAGAGCAGAAATTTCGCCTGCGCAATTATTACGGTGAAGCATTGGCTTTAAGGGCACTTTTCTATTTTGAGCTCATCAGGCACTGGGGAGATGTTCCGGCATCTTTTGTGCCGGCTGCCGACCGTACCGATTTATTTTTTGGACATGCCGACAGGGATGAGACTTATGACCACATCTTAGCAGACCTGAAACTGGCTTCGGAATTGGTGGCCTGGCGCAGTGATTTGGCTTCCTACAAGACATTTAGGTTTACCAAAGGTGCGGTGAAAGCACTGAGGGCAAGGATTGCCTTGTTTAGAGGTGGATATTCGCTTCGTATAAAATCACAGACAATGGCAAGAACCGACGATTATCAAAAATATTATCAAATCGCTTTTGAGGAATGTAATGATGTCATTAAATCTAACCAGCACCAGCTTAACCCTGTGTTTGAGAACATCTTTAAAACCTTGCATTCTGGAACAGCTCGTTTTGACGAGGCCAACGAGATCATGTTTGAAGTGGCGATGTGGGGAACGATAAATGATAGTGATTTGGCGCGTACCTACGGTTTGGGTTTTGCAAATACCACCTGGGGTAATGGCGGTGGGGGTGCAAGGGCAGTGCCTACCTATTTTTACGAGTTTGAGAAAACTGACGGCAGGAGAGATGTTACGCTTCCAAGCTTTAGCGTAAGCACCATAAGCAATACTAAAGTACAACTGCGGCTGAATGAGCTCATGTGTGGCAAGTTCAGGAAATCCTGGACCCAATTTGATGCAAACTCGCCAAGTTTGCAATTCGGGGTAAACTGGCCGGTAATCCGTTATGCCGATGTGTTGTTGATGTATGCAGAAGCAGCAAATGAATTGGGCAGTACAGATGGTTTTATTACACCTCTTGAAGCCTTACAGCGCGTGCAGCGAAGGGCTTATGGTGTAAACCCGATTCCAGCAATACCTGCAAATTTCTTTGAGGCCATTGTGAAAGAAAGGTTACTGGAATTTGGTGGCGAGGGCATCAGACGTTACGACCTGATCCGCTGGAACCGTTTGGACCAAACCATTAAAGAGGTGGATGCGAAGTTAAAGCTATTGTCATGGGGAGCGCCTGTTGCCAATAATCCTTATGCTAATTATTCGGAATACATTTACAACAGACCAACTGTCTTTCTTAATAAAACGTATCCCGAAGAGACCGCAAGCTTGCAGCTTTATGGCGGGCCGATTGATGTAGTGCTGTATTCTATGAACACGGTAAACCCGGGGGGTACTTTTGTGCGCACCGGCTGGAGACGTGAAGTTGGCATTTATACCAATGGTGTGTTAGGCTCAGGCCTGTTTACCAATACGCAACAGGCCTGGGGTACATTTTTCAAGGCGAACAGCAGGGAGCTTTTGCCTTATCCGGGACGTGTGGTTTTAGAAAGCAGGGGTTCAATTGTGCAGAACTTTGGTTACCAGGATTAA